From a single Pseudomonas cremoricolorata genomic region:
- the uca gene encoding urea carboxylase has product MFHTVLIANRGEIAVRAIRTLKTLGVKAVAVYSEPDRNAAHVLMADVAIALGGEKASDSYLRIDKILAAAQETGAQAIYPGYGFLSESAEFAEACEAAGVAFIGPTAGQIREFGLKHRARELAAAAGVPMTPGSALLDSVEHALAEAERIGYPVMLKSTAGGGGIGLTRCDDAVTLREAYDGVKRMGEQFFRDSGAFVERFIDQARHIEVQIFGDGKGQVVALGERDCSLQRRNQKVVEETPAPHLPAATREALHRAAVNLGQAVNYRSAGTVEFIYDAASDAFYFLEVNTRLQVEHPVTEMVTGLDLIACMLQVAAGDALDWQAMERPPQGCAIEVRLYAEDPLKGFQPSPGTLTEVFFPDDVRVDGWVSSGTEVSAFYDPMIAKLIVHGENRQQAIGKLQTALDATRLHGIASNLDYLRQIVAEPRFLAGQVWTRMLDTCAFTASVIEVLEPGTYSSVQDYPGRLGYWNIGVPPSGPMDDYALRLANRIVGNPATAAGLEFTLQGPSLRFHCAALIALTGAECPAQLDGAAIPYWTPVQVNAGQVLTLGRALDGCRTYLAVRNGLDVPMYLGSRSTFALGQFGGHAGRTLRTADMLAISQPERAACTTPAPVSAPCAAPAAMIAQYGTTWDIGVLYGPHGAPDFFTAESIETFFATQWEVHYNSNRLGVRLSGPKPGWARIDGGEAGLHPSNVHDCEYAIGAINFTGDFPVILGKDGPSLGGFVCPVTIAKAELWKVGQVKPGDKLRFHPISFEQARQLEQAQEQSIATLTAVKAQTLPVPSLLPAATSSAAILAELAADDSRPRVVYRQAGDNYILIEYGDNVLDIALRLRIHLLMQALDARPLPGIEELAPGVRSLQVRYDGQVLHQRALIEHLLELEQALGDVANVKVPTRIVHLPIAFEDSATLDAVTRYQETVCAQAPWLPNNVDFLQRINGLEHRDQVRDIVCEASYLILGLGDVYLDAPCAVPLDPRHRLLSSKYNPARTHTAEGTVGIGGMYMCIYGMDSPGGYQLVGRTLPIWNKYSKNAQFKDGNPWLLHFFDQVKFHLVEEDELNAFREAFREGRAEIRIEQTEFDFAQYTQFLQTHAPSIAQFQSRQKQAYEAEVERWKEAGFDQPLALAEPMPSEEPEHAGHPVCADLNGNVWKVLVEPGQTVRAGDKLLIIEAMKMELAVLAPVDGRVAAVRCVPGRPVIPGDVLVYLDAQAMADA; this is encoded by the coding sequence ATGTTCCATACCGTCCTGATCGCAAACCGCGGCGAGATCGCCGTGCGTGCCATTCGTACTCTCAAGACCCTCGGGGTCAAGGCCGTGGCCGTGTATTCCGAGCCTGACCGCAACGCCGCGCACGTGCTGATGGCTGATGTCGCTATCGCCTTGGGCGGCGAGAAAGCGAGCGACAGCTATCTGCGGATCGACAAGATCCTCGCCGCCGCGCAAGAAACCGGAGCCCAGGCGATCTACCCAGGCTATGGCTTCTTGTCGGAAAGCGCGGAGTTCGCCGAAGCGTGCGAAGCGGCGGGTGTCGCGTTCATCGGCCCGACCGCCGGGCAGATCCGTGAGTTCGGCCTCAAGCACAGGGCCAGGGAGCTGGCCGCGGCCGCCGGCGTGCCCATGACGCCAGGCTCGGCGTTGCTCGACAGCGTGGAGCATGCCCTGGCAGAAGCCGAGCGCATCGGCTACCCGGTGATGCTCAAGAGCACGGCGGGAGGCGGGGGGATCGGCCTGACGCGCTGCGATGACGCCGTCACCCTGCGTGAGGCCTACGACGGCGTGAAGCGCATGGGCGAGCAGTTCTTCCGCGACTCGGGCGCCTTCGTCGAGCGCTTCATCGACCAGGCGCGGCACATCGAAGTGCAGATTTTCGGTGACGGCAAAGGCCAGGTCGTGGCCTTGGGTGAGCGCGACTGTTCGCTGCAGCGGCGCAATCAGAAAGTGGTCGAAGAAACGCCGGCACCGCACCTGCCAGCCGCGACTCGCGAGGCGCTGCATCGCGCGGCGGTCAACCTCGGCCAGGCGGTGAACTACCGCAGTGCCGGGACGGTGGAGTTCATCTACGACGCTGCCAGTGACGCCTTCTATTTTCTCGAGGTCAATACCCGTTTGCAGGTCGAGCATCCGGTCACGGAAATGGTCACCGGCCTGGACTTGATCGCGTGCATGCTGCAGGTCGCCGCCGGCGATGCGCTGGACTGGCAGGCGATGGAACGGCCGCCGCAAGGTTGCGCCATCGAAGTGCGTCTCTATGCAGAGGATCCGCTCAAGGGCTTTCAGCCAAGCCCTGGCACCCTCACCGAGGTGTTCTTCCCTGACGATGTGCGTGTCGATGGTTGGGTGAGCAGTGGAACCGAGGTGTCGGCGTTCTATGATCCGATGATCGCCAAGCTGATCGTGCACGGCGAAAACCGCCAGCAAGCGATCGGCAAGTTGCAGACCGCGCTGGATGCCACCCGTCTGCACGGCATCGCCAGCAACCTCGACTACTTGCGCCAGATCGTTGCCGAGCCGCGTTTTCTGGCCGGCCAGGTGTGGACGCGCATGCTCGACACCTGTGCCTTCACGGCAAGCGTCATCGAAGTGCTGGAACCCGGAACCTACAGCAGCGTGCAGGATTATCCAGGCCGTCTGGGGTACTGGAACATCGGCGTGCCGCCCTCAGGGCCGATGGATGATTACGCCTTGCGCCTGGCCAACCGGATCGTCGGCAACCCTGCGACGGCGGCCGGTCTGGAGTTCACGCTGCAAGGTCCTTCCCTGCGCTTTCACTGCGCTGCGCTGATCGCGCTGACGGGCGCAGAATGCCCGGCGCAGCTCGACGGTGCAGCGATTCCCTACTGGACCCCGGTACAGGTCAACGCTGGCCAGGTGCTCACCCTCGGTCGTGCGCTGGACGGCTGTCGCACCTACCTGGCCGTGCGCAATGGTCTGGATGTGCCGATGTACCTGGGCAGCCGCTCGACGTTTGCCCTGGGCCAATTCGGCGGGCATGCGGGGCGCACCCTGCGCACCGCCGACATGCTGGCCATCTCGCAACCCGAGCGGGCGGCCTGCACCACCCCGGCACCGGTCAGTGCGCCCTGTGCGGCACCGGCAGCGATGATTGCGCAGTACGGCACGACATGGGACATCGGCGTGCTCTACGGTCCCCATGGCGCCCCGGATTTCTTCACTGCCGAGTCCATCGAGACCTTCTTCGCCACGCAATGGGAAGTGCACTACAACTCCAACCGCCTCGGCGTGCGCCTGTCCGGGCCCAAGCCCGGCTGGGCGCGAATCGATGGTGGGGAGGCCGGACTGCACCCCTCGAATGTGCACGATTGCGAGTACGCGATCGGCGCCATCAACTTTACGGGTGATTTCCCGGTGATTCTGGGCAAGGATGGCCCGAGCCTGGGCGGCTTCGTGTGTCCGGTCACGATCGCCAAGGCCGAGTTGTGGAAGGTGGGGCAGGTCAAGCCGGGGGACAAGCTGCGCTTTCATCCGATCAGCTTCGAGCAGGCACGACAGCTGGAGCAGGCCCAGGAGCAGAGCATTGCCACGTTGACGGCGGTCAAGGCGCAGACCTTGCCCGTGCCATCGTTGCTGCCCGCGGCGACGTCCTCCGCCGCCATACTGGCCGAACTCGCTGCCGATGACAGCCGCCCGCGGGTCGTCTACCGGCAAGCCGGAGATAACTACATCCTGATCGAGTACGGCGACAACGTGCTCGACATCGCCCTGCGCCTGCGCATTCACCTGCTGATGCAGGCGCTCGATGCACGGCCGTTGCCGGGCATCGAAGAGCTGGCCCCTGGCGTGCGTTCCCTGCAAGTGCGCTACGACGGCCAGGTGCTGCACCAGCGCGCGCTGATCGAGCATCTGCTCGAGCTTGAACAGGCGCTGGGCGATGTGGCGAACGTGAAGGTGCCGACACGCATCGTGCACTTGCCCATTGCCTTCGAGGACAGCGCCACGCTGGATGCCGTCACCCGCTACCAGGAAACCGTGTGCGCTCAAGCGCCGTGGTTGCCCAACAACGTCGATTTCCTGCAGCGCATCAATGGTCTGGAACATCGCGATCAGGTCAGGGACATCGTCTGTGAGGCCAGCTATCTGATTCTCGGCCTGGGTGACGTCTACCTCGACGCGCCCTGCGCGGTGCCACTCGATCCTCGTCATCGTCTGCTCAGCTCCAAGTACAACCCCGCACGCACGCACACCGCCGAGGGCACGGTGGGCATCGGCGGCATGTACATGTGCATCTACGGCATGGACTCACCCGGTGGCTATCAACTGGTTGGGCGTACCTTGCCGATCTGGAACAAGTATTCGAAGAACGCGCAGTTCAAGGATGGCAACCCATGGCTGCTGCACTTCTTCGACCAGGTCAAGTTCCATCTCGTCGAAGAAGATGAGCTCAACGCGTTTCGTGAGGCCTTCCGCGAAGGGCGCGCCGAGATCCGCATCGAGCAAACCGAGTTCGATTTCGCCCAATACACCCAGTTCCTGCAAACCCACGCACCGAGCATCGCCCAGTTCCAGTCGCGTCAGAAACAGGCGTACGAAGCAGAAGTCGAGCGCTGGAAAGAGGCGGGCTTCGACCAACCACTGGCGCTTGCTGAGCCCATGCCCAGTGAAGAGCCAGAGCACGCGGGGCACCCGGTCTGTGCCGATCTCAACGGCAATGTGTGGAAAGTGCTGGTCGAGCCAGGGCAAACGGTCAGGGCGGGAGACAAGTTGCTCATCATCGAGGCGATGAAGATGGAGCTCGCAGTACTCGCACCCGTGGACGGCAGGGTGGCCGCCGTTCGCTGTGTACCCGGGCGGCCGGTGATACCGGGTGATGTACTGGTCTACCTCGACGCGCAGGCAATGGCCGACGCGTGA
- the urtA gene encoding urea ABC transporter substrate-binding protein codes for MKRRSLIKAFTLSASIATLGLTWTVQAAETIKVGILHSLSGTMAISETSLKDVALMTIDQINAKGGVNGKLLEPVVVDPASNWPLFAEKGRQLLTQDKVAVVFGCWTSVSRKSVLPVFEELNGLLFYPVQYEGEEMSPNVFYTGAAPNQQAIPAVEYLMSEDGGGARRFFLLGTDYVYPRTTNKILRAFLHSKGVADKDIEEVYTPFGHADYQTIVANIKKFSAGGKTAVVSTVNGDSNVPFYKELANQGLKATDVPVMAFSVGEEELRGIDTKPLVGHLAAWNYFESLDNPVNRTFVADWKAYAKAKGLPGADKAVTNDPMEATYVGLHLWAQAAQKAGSTDVDKVRAALAGQSFEAPSGFTLTMDKTNHHLHKPVMIGEIQDDGQFDVVWQTEAPLRAQPWSPFIPGNEQRPQHAVKGQ; via the coding sequence ATGAAACGTCGCAGTCTGATCAAAGCCTTCACCTTGTCCGCATCGATCGCCACCTTGGGCCTGACCTGGACCGTCCAGGCCGCCGAGACGATCAAGGTCGGCATCCTGCACTCGCTGTCCGGCACCATGGCGATCTCGGAAACGTCGCTCAAGGATGTGGCGTTGATGACCATCGACCAGATCAACGCCAAGGGCGGTGTGAACGGCAAGTTGCTCGAACCGGTGGTGGTCGACCCGGCCTCGAACTGGCCACTGTTCGCCGAGAAGGGCCGTCAATTGCTGACCCAGGACAAGGTCGCGGTGGTGTTCGGCTGCTGGACCTCGGTGTCGCGCAAGTCGGTGCTGCCGGTGTTCGAAGAGCTCAACGGCCTGCTGTTCTACCCGGTGCAGTACGAAGGTGAAGAGATGTCACCGAATGTCTTCTATACCGGTGCCGCGCCGAACCAGCAGGCGATCCCGGCGGTTGAATACCTGATGAGCGAAGACGGCGGCGGCGCTCGGCGTTTCTTCCTGCTGGGCACCGACTACGTGTATCCGCGCACCACCAACAAGATCCTGCGCGCTTTCCTGCACAGCAAGGGCGTGGCGGACAAGGATATCGAAGAGGTCTACACCCCGTTCGGTCACGCCGATTACCAGACCATCGTCGCCAACATCAAGAAGTTCTCCGCCGGGGGCAAGACTGCGGTGGTTTCCACCGTCAACGGCGACTCCAACGTGCCGTTCTACAAGGAGCTGGCCAATCAGGGCCTGAAGGCCACCGACGTGCCGGTCATGGCTTTCTCGGTGGGCGAAGAAGAGCTGCGTGGCATCGACACCAAGCCACTGGTGGGCCACCTGGCGGCCTGGAACTACTTCGAGTCGCTGGATAACCCGGTCAACCGGACGTTCGTCGCCGACTGGAAAGCCTACGCCAAAGCCAAAGGCCTGCCGGGCGCCGACAAGGCTGTGACCAATGATCCGATGGAAGCCACCTACGTCGGCCTGCACCTGTGGGCGCAGGCGGCGCAGAAGGCGGGCAGCACCGATGTGGACAAGGTTCGCGCAGCGCTGGCCGGGCAGAGTTTCGAGGCGCCATCGGGCTTCACCTTGACCATGGACAAGACCAATCACCACCTGCACAAACCGGTGATGATCGGCGAAATTCAGGATGACGGGCAGTTCGACGTGGTCTGGCAGACCGAAGCGCCGTTGCGCGCCCAGCCCTGGAGCCCGTTCATTCCGGGTAACGAGCAGCGCCCGCAGCACGCCGTGAAAGGGCAATGA
- a CDS encoding AI-2E family transporter — MPNHDRLLVQILLLALLGAALWVMAPFISALLWGAILAFASWPLMRLLTRLLRGRETLAAGLLTGMWILLVALPLVWLGFNLADHIRDATTFVRDVQVDGLPEAPSWLAGLPLVGERLVAMWDTVDQQGPALLASVKPYLGQTGNWLLARSAQIGGGILELSLSLVFVFFFYRDGPRLAAFVLRLLQRLIGERAEYYLELVAGTVQRVVNGVIGTAAAQGLLALIGFLIAGVPGAIVLGLVTFMLSLIPMGPPLAWIPATAWLVWQGEYGMAVFLGIWGTFIISGVDNVLKPYLISRGGNLPLVIVLLGVFGGLIAFGFIGLFIGPTLLAVGYSLLLDWSRQASTRPPLA; from the coding sequence ATGCCCAACCATGATCGTCTGCTGGTGCAAATCCTTCTGCTGGCGCTGTTGGGCGCGGCCTTGTGGGTGATGGCACCGTTCATTTCCGCACTGCTCTGGGGGGCCATTCTGGCGTTTGCCAGCTGGCCGCTGATGCGTTTGCTGACGCGCCTGTTGCGTGGCCGCGAGACACTCGCAGCGGGCCTGCTGACCGGCATGTGGATTCTCCTGGTGGCCTTGCCGCTGGTGTGGCTGGGCTTCAACCTGGCCGACCATATCCGTGATGCCACCACCTTCGTGCGCGATGTGCAGGTCGATGGCCTGCCCGAGGCGCCGTCCTGGCTGGCCGGTCTACCGCTGGTGGGGGAACGTCTGGTGGCGATGTGGGACACCGTCGATCAGCAGGGCCCGGCCTTGCTGGCCTCGGTCAAGCCGTACCTGGGCCAGACCGGCAACTGGCTGCTGGCGCGCAGCGCGCAGATCGGCGGCGGCATTCTCGAGCTGAGCCTGAGCCTGGTATTCGTGTTCTTCTTCTACCGCGACGGGCCGCGCCTGGCGGCCTTCGTGCTGCGTCTGTTGCAGCGGCTGATCGGTGAACGCGCCGAGTACTACCTGGAACTGGTCGCCGGCACCGTGCAACGGGTGGTCAACGGCGTCATCGGCACCGCAGCGGCCCAAGGCCTGCTGGCGCTGATCGGTTTTCTTATTGCCGGCGTACCCGGGGCGATCGTCCTGGGCCTGGTGACCTTCATGCTCAGCCTGATCCCCATGGGGCCACCGCTTGCGTGGATACCGGCGACCGCCTGGCTGGTGTGGCAGGGTGAATACGGCATGGCAGTGTTCCTCGGCATCTGGGGCACCTTCATCATCAGCGGTGTCGACAACGTGCTCAAACCCTACCTGATCAGCCGCGGCGGCAACCTGCCGCTGGTGATCGTGCTGCTCGGGGTGTTCGGCGGCCTGATCGCCTTTGGCTTCATTGGCTTGTTCATCGGTCCGACCTTGCTGGCGGTGGGCTACAGCCTGTTGCTCGACTGGAGTCGGCAGGCCAGCACCAGGCCGCCCCTCGCGTAG
- the urtB gene encoding urea ABC transporter permease subunit UrtB — MPKALYRLLLCLCLWLPFAANASEAQDFASASANDRARLLQEWAAQPDPARLSLLDSLQQGRIGPDQPRTLRLNNRLRGLLDNALASQRLLSDDAQVRLQAAQHLQRRAQPTQLALLERHYAAETDAAVHAALGLALANLQLVAAEPSVRLAAVRLLGESGDPLARTRLQALLEPAVERDEGVRTAARTSLDQVERKLLIGELLGQAFSGLSLGSVLLLAALGLAITFGLLGVINMAHGEMLMLGAYSTYGVQIMVQRYAPGALEFYPLLALPVAFAVSAGVGMLLERTVIRHLYGRPLETLLATWGISLILIQAVRLIFGAQNVEVANPGWLSGGVQVLPNLMLPWSRIVIIGFALCVALLTWLLLNRTRLGLNVRAVTQNRNMAACCGVPTGRVDMLAFGLGCGIAGLGGVALSQIGNVGPDLGQSYIIDSFLVVVLGGVGQLAGSLWAAFGLGVANKLLEPQIGAVLGKILILALIILFIQKRPQGLFALKGRVID, encoded by the coding sequence ATGCCCAAGGCCCTCTATCGCCTTTTGCTTTGCCTGTGCCTATGGCTGCCGTTCGCGGCCAACGCCAGTGAAGCGCAAGATTTCGCCAGTGCCAGTGCCAACGACCGTGCGCGTCTGCTGCAGGAGTGGGCGGCGCAGCCTGACCCCGCGCGGCTCAGCCTGCTCGATTCGCTGCAGCAAGGCCGCATCGGCCCTGACCAGCCGCGCACGCTGCGCCTGAACAACCGCCTGCGCGGTCTGCTGGACAACGCGCTGGCCAGCCAGCGTTTGCTCAGTGACGACGCGCAGGTTCGGCTTCAGGCCGCGCAGCACTTGCAAAGGCGTGCGCAGCCGACCCAGCTCGCCCTGCTCGAACGGCACTATGCAGCCGAGACCGACGCCGCCGTGCACGCCGCCCTCGGCCTGGCCCTGGCCAATCTGCAACTGGTGGCAGCCGAACCGTCCGTGCGCCTGGCCGCCGTACGCCTGTTGGGAGAGAGCGGCGATCCGCTGGCCCGCACGCGCCTGCAGGCACTGCTTGAACCTGCGGTCGAACGCGACGAGGGGGTGCGCACTGCAGCCAGGACCAGCCTCGATCAGGTCGAGCGAAAACTGTTGATCGGCGAGCTGCTTGGCCAGGCGTTCAGCGGTTTGTCACTGGGCTCGGTGCTGCTGCTGGCGGCGCTGGGGCTGGCGATCACCTTCGGCCTGCTGGGGGTGATCAACATGGCCCATGGCGAAATGCTCATGCTCGGCGCCTACAGCACCTATGGGGTGCAGATCATGGTCCAGCGCTACGCGCCCGGTGCGCTGGAGTTCTATCCGCTGCTGGCCCTGCCGGTGGCGTTCGCGGTGAGTGCCGGGGTCGGCATGCTCCTGGAGCGTACGGTGATTCGCCATCTCTACGGACGGCCCCTGGAAACGCTGCTGGCCACCTGGGGCATCAGCCTGATCCTGATCCAGGCCGTGCGCCTGATCTTCGGTGCGCAGAACGTCGAGGTGGCCAACCCGGGCTGGCTCTCTGGCGGTGTCCAGGTGCTGCCGAACCTGATGCTGCCGTGGAGCCGCATCGTCATCATCGGCTTCGCCCTGTGCGTGGCGCTGCTGACCTGGCTGCTGCTCAACCGCACTCGGCTGGGCCTGAACGTGCGGGCGGTGACGCAGAACCGCAACATGGCAGCCTGCTGTGGCGTGCCGACCGGGCGGGTCGACATGCTCGCCTTTGGACTGGGCTGCGGCATTGCCGGCCTCGGCGGCGTGGCCCTGAGCCAGATCGGCAACGTTGGCCCTGATCTGGGCCAGAGCTACATCATCGATTCGTTCCTGGTGGTGGTGCTTGGCGGCGTCGGACAACTGGCCGGCAGCCTGTGGGCCGCCTTTGGCCTGGGCGTGGCCAACAAGCTGCTGGAACCGCAGATCGGTGCGGTGCTCGGCAAGATCCTCATCCTTGCGCTGATCATTCTGTTCATCCAGAAGCGCCCGCAAGGCCTGTTCGCCCTCAAAGGACGGGTAATCGACTGA
- a CDS encoding GntR family transcriptional regulator, whose amino-acid sequence MQISSLKKPPVRPENLVERIYQQLKRDIFEFRLLPGDRFSEGEVAQRTGVSRTPVRQALYRLEREGYLEVYFRSGWQVRPFDFNYFEELYDVRTVLELAAVGRLCSSQAHSHPVLEALKATWLVADCDRLRDAATVSELDERFHCELVEATGNAEMARLHFEVTEKIRIIRRLDFTQQPRIAATYEEHGRILGAILQRRADHAQKLLKAHIEVSKKEVRKITLHRLHVARQRAQLKTLGDRTLDATAEHCPERQ is encoded by the coding sequence ATGCAGATTTCATCGTTGAAAAAGCCCCCCGTGCGCCCGGAAAACCTGGTCGAACGAATCTATCAGCAGCTCAAGCGCGATATTTTCGAGTTCCGCCTGCTGCCAGGTGATCGCTTCAGCGAAGGGGAGGTGGCCCAGCGCACGGGCGTCAGCCGCACCCCGGTGCGTCAGGCGTTGTATCGCCTCGAACGTGAAGGGTATCTGGAGGTTTATTTCCGAAGTGGCTGGCAGGTCAGACCGTTCGACTTCAACTACTTCGAAGAGCTGTACGACGTGCGCACCGTGCTCGAACTGGCTGCCGTGGGCCGCCTGTGTTCGAGCCAGGCCCACAGCCATCCGGTGCTCGAAGCGTTGAAAGCCACCTGGCTGGTCGCCGACTGCGACCGCTTGCGCGATGCAGCGACGGTCTCGGAGCTGGATGAGCGTTTCCACTGTGAGCTGGTTGAAGCCACCGGCAATGCCGAAATGGCGCGCCTGCACTTCGAGGTGACGGAAAAGATTCGCATCATCCGCCGACTCGACTTCACCCAGCAGCCGCGTATCGCCGCCACCTACGAGGAGCACGGGCGCATCCTCGGCGCCATCCTCCAGCGTCGTGCGGATCACGCACAGAAGTTGCTCAAGGCCCACATAGAGGTCAGCAAGAAAGAAGTACGCAAGATCACCCTGCACAGGCTGCATGTCGCCCGCCAGCGCGCACAGCTCAAGACGCTGGGTGACCGAACCCTTGATGCAACTGCCGAGCACTGCCCAGAACGCCAATGA
- the atzF gene encoding allophanate hydrolase — protein sequence MHIEHSPFLGWTVRDWATAYRERSLTPDSLLTLLEALPAGDPAWISLVEREQLALQLAELEQRLTAVQGDLEQLPLYGVPFAIKDNIDAAGWTTTAACPAFAYSAERDATVVGKLRAAGAILIGKTNLDQFATGLVGTRSPYGAVPNSFDPDYVSGGSSSGSASVVARGWVAFSLGTDTAGSGRVPAGFNNIVGLKPSKGLLSTTGLVPACRTVDCISVFALTVSDAQTVATIAGGYDATDPYSRPNPNTAPVAVGSQIRLAIPDTLEFFGDSQNRAVFERSLAAFEALGAHICTIDFAPFKQLAEQLYYGPWVAERTVAVQDVLARMPEAMDPVVRGIVENGRAYTACDAYEAEYLRAALSRQINDSLAGFDALLVPTSPTLRTLEQMQQEPVLYNAQFGYYTNFTNLADLSALALPAGLRSDGLPAGITLIAPAWHDRALADLGKRWQNHLNLPLGATGRTLSAPLPPCAGPSEGSVRVAVVGAHLTGMPLNFQLTTRNAVLVEQTLTADHYRLYALAGTVPPKPGLARSDSGSSIIVELWDLPIARFGEFVAEIPAPLGIGTLNLADGRSVKGFICEPWALSDARDITEFGGWRAYIASLQNA from the coding sequence ATGCACATCGAACACTCACCTTTCCTCGGCTGGACTGTCCGTGACTGGGCCACGGCCTACCGCGAGCGATCGCTGACCCCGGACAGCCTGCTGACGCTGCTGGAGGCGCTTCCCGCGGGTGATCCTGCGTGGATAAGCCTGGTCGAGCGCGAGCAACTGGCGCTGCAACTGGCGGAGTTGGAGCAGCGTCTGACGGCGGTACAGGGCGACCTCGAGCAACTGCCGCTGTATGGCGTGCCGTTCGCGATCAAGGACAACATCGATGCGGCCGGCTGGACCACTACCGCCGCCTGCCCGGCGTTCGCCTACAGCGCCGAGCGCGATGCCACCGTGGTTGGCAAGTTGCGCGCTGCCGGTGCGATCCTCATCGGCAAGACCAATCTGGATCAGTTCGCCACCGGCCTGGTGGGCACGCGCTCGCCCTATGGTGCAGTGCCCAACAGCTTCGACCCCGACTATGTCAGTGGCGGGTCGAGTTCAGGCTCGGCGTCGGTGGTTGCCCGTGGCTGGGTAGCGTTTTCCCTGGGTACCGATACCGCAGGCTCGGGGCGTGTCCCGGCTGGCTTCAACAACATCGTCGGCCTCAAACCGAGCAAAGGGCTGCTTTCCACCACAGGGCTGGTGCCTGCCTGCCGGACCGTCGATTGCATCTCGGTGTTCGCCCTGACGGTCAGCGATGCGCAAACGGTGGCTACCATCGCTGGCGGTTATGACGCCACCGATCCCTATTCGCGGCCCAACCCCAACACTGCGCCCGTTGCCGTTGGCAGCCAGATCCGCCTGGCGATCCCTGACACGCTGGAGTTCTTTGGCGATAGCCAGAATCGCGCCGTGTTCGAACGGTCTCTGGCGGCGTTCGAAGCGTTGGGCGCGCACATCTGCACGATCGATTTCGCGCCCTTCAAACAACTGGCCGAGCAGCTGTACTACGGGCCCTGGGTGGCCGAGCGGACCGTCGCGGTGCAGGACGTGCTGGCTCGCATGCCTGAAGCGATGGACCCGGTGGTGCGCGGCATTGTCGAAAATGGCCGCGCCTACACCGCCTGCGATGCCTATGAGGCCGAATACCTGCGCGCGGCGCTCAGCCGCCAGATCAACGACAGCCTGGCGGGCTTCGACGCGCTGCTGGTGCCGACCTCGCCAACCCTGCGCACGCTCGAGCAAATGCAGCAAGAGCCGGTGCTGTACAACGCCCAGTTCGGCTACTACACCAACTTCACCAACCTGGCAGATCTTTCGGCGCTGGCGCTGCCCGCCGGCTTGCGCAGCGATGGCTTGCCTGCCGGCATCACACTGATCGCTCCGGCCTGGCATGACAGGGCGTTGGCGGATCTGGGCAAGCGCTGGCAGAACCACCTGAATCTGCCCCTGGGTGCGACGGGACGTACCCTGTCCGCGCCGTTGCCACCTTGCGCAGGACCGAGCGAGGGCAGTGTGCGCGTCGCGGTGGTCGGTGCTCACCTGACCGGTATGCCGCTCAATTTCCAGCTGACCACGCGCAACGCGGTGCTTGTCGAACAGACCCTGACCGCCGACCACTATCGCCTCTATGCCTTGGCAGGCACCGTTCCGCCCAAGCCGGGCCTGGCCCGTTCCGACAGCGGCAGCTCGATCATCGTCGAGCTGTGGGACCTGCCCATCGCGCGATTCGGCGAGTTCGTCGCCGAGATCCCGGCACCGCTTGGCATCGGCACCTTGAACCTGGCCGACGGGCGCAGCGTGAAAGGTTTCATCTGCGAACCATGGGCACTGAGTGACGCCCGTGACATCACCGAGTTCGGCGGTTGGCGCGCCTACATCGCCAGCCTGCAGAACGCCTGA